Part of the Thermococcus sp. 18S1 genome, TACAGCGCCAACGTCGGAAGCGAGGTCGAGGTCAAGCTGAGGAGCGGCGACACCGTTACTGGTAAGTTCCTTGGATTCAAGAACGGAAAGATAGCCATCGAGGGCGACGGCTACTACCTCATAAACCCGAGTGAGGTCGTGTACTTCAAGGCCAAAAACCTCGGCGGGCAGGCGAGCGTCTACGCGGTTCTTCAGGCGGAGGATGCCGGAAAGTACAACGTGAGCATCGTCTACCGCGTCTCCAACATGAGCTGGGAGAGCAGGTACAAGCTCTACATCGGCGATAACGCGAAGCTCTACGGCTACATTGTCCTCAACAACCCGACCGCCCAGGAGTTCAAGGACGCGAAGGTTCTCCTGGTCGCTGGCGACGTCCAGCTGTATCAGAACGTCCCCCAGCCGAGGGTTCTCTACACCATGGCTGAGAAGGGAACCGACCAGGTTAACGTTGGCCAGCCGGAGAAGATAGAGGCGTTCTACCTCTACAAGCTCGGTGTCGTTGACCTGAACCCCGCGAGCAAGATGATGTATCCCTACATCAACTTCGAAGCCCCCTTTGAGAGGGAATACCTCTACGAGAGCTGGCCGTACGGGGGAGAGGGGGCCGTCTACGAGTCGATATCGTTCAAGACGGAGAAGGTTCTCCCGGCGGGAATCGTTGAAATATACAGGGAGACCGACGACGGAAGCCTTCTCGTGGGCGAGAGGGCCATCGAGCATACCCCCAAGGGTGAGATGCTGAGGATAGGCATCGGCAGGGACTACGACCTTAAAGGAACAACCACCGTGCTCGATCAGAGGAACGGCGAGGGCTACACGTACTACAAGATAAAGATAACTCTCGAGAACTTCGGGAACGAGACCAAGACCGTCGTGGTCAGGCACCACAAGTGGGGCAAGCTGCTGACTTCGAGCGTCCAGCCGATCGAAGAGACCGCCAACTACATCGACTTCAGGGTGACCCTGAAGCCCGGAGAAAAGAAGGAGATAGTCTTTGACTACGAGAACCGGTATTGAGACTAGCTCTTCCGAAGGGTTATCTCAAATATGTTTTCTCCTTTTGTTATGCCCAGCACGAGGCTCTTGTCGTAGTCGACGAATTTAGTGTTCACGACGGCGTAGTCCTCCCCTTTGAGGAACTCCGCTATCTTTAGACCCAGATCACCGAAGAACTCCGCCGCCATCGTGGCCATGCTCGGCTCCTTTATGCCCAGCTCGTCGTGATAGCGTCTGGCCAGCTCAAAAACATCCATGGTCACCACCGGTTATAGTATGTCCCCGGAGGATAAAACGCTTTCGTCCGAAAGGCTTAAAGCAACCCCGGCCAAGCGGTGAGAGTGAGAGCCATGGACGAGAAGACCCTCAGGAAGGGCGAGCGCTACTACAGGGCGGGAAAGGTCCTATGGGTCGTTAAGTACGGTGACAGGCTCTTTTCCAAGGTCTTGGGCACTTACCCGTACTACGTGGAGCTGAACCTCTCGACCGGAGAAAACACCTGCACCTGCCCTCTGGGCGGTGATTGCAAGCACGTTGCGGCCGTTATGAAGGCCCACGAGAACGGGTTCTACTTTGAGGCCTTCGACCGTCACGCGGATCTCTTCCCCGAAGCGGTCGCCATGGAGTTCCTCGCGGAGGTTCCGGAGCTGGCCCTCGACGTCACCATTAAGGAGCTCCGCTTTGCCCTCAGTACCGACGAGAGCGGGAGTGAGGTCGCGAGGCTTTTCAGGCGGGCACTTAGGCTCGTGGGCATGACCGGGAAAAGGGAAGCCCTGCACTTCCTTGAAGAGGTGATTGAGGAATACCGGCACGTTTTCAGCGACTATGAGCTGGCGCTGAGGCTCGAGAACGAACTGAGGGAGCTTGAGACGGCCCTCTAAAAAAGCCTTATAAATCCCCCATGCACCAAATAGAAACTTAGAGGGTGAGAAAATGAAGGCGATCTATCGGGAGATGTGCCCGAACTGCCTCGGTA contains:
- a CDS encoding DUF4139 domain-containing protein translates to MRKKAMAAVGGIALIILAVFSFQGEKAAASEATVVLYNSAKIGVVERVMEVELDEGMNDVPLEELAGLDIAEVTIRPLDGGVKVLGVFSKGSTGDVYSANVGSEVEVKLRSGDTVTGKFLGFKNGKIAIEGDGYYLINPSEVVYFKAKNLGGQASVYAVLQAEDAGKYNVSIVYRVSNMSWESRYKLYIGDNAKLYGYIVLNNPTAQEFKDAKVLLVAGDVQLYQNVPQPRVLYTMAEKGTDQVNVGQPEKIEAFYLYKLGVVDLNPASKMMYPYINFEAPFEREYLYESWPYGGEGAVYESISFKTEKVLPAGIVEIYRETDDGSLLVGERAIEHTPKGEMLRIGIGRDYDLKGTTTVLDQRNGEGYTYYKIKITLENFGNETKTVVVRHHKWGKLLTSSVQPIEETANYIDFRVTLKPGEKKEIVFDYENRY
- a CDS encoding SWIM zinc finger domain-containing protein, translated to MDEKTLRKGERYYRAGKVLWVVKYGDRLFSKVLGTYPYYVELNLSTGENTCTCPLGGDCKHVAAVMKAHENGFYFEAFDRHADLFPEAVAMEFLAEVPELALDVTIKELRFALSTDESGSEVARLFRRALRLVGMTGKREALHFLEEVIEEYRHVFSDYELALRLENELRELETAL